The following nucleotide sequence is from Mytilus edulis chromosome 13, xbMytEdul2.2, whole genome shotgun sequence.
ACACAGATAAAGGATGATGCCTTCTGAGTATACGAGTCAGATGCTATATATCCATAATATTCTAACTTCCATCCAAAATAGCACGATTTCCGACCAGGGATCATGACAGACGAGTATGTATGTTTACTCCTGCAAAGAGCGCAAGGAACATCTTCATCAAGAGCCCCAGATCCAAAGAACGTTTGCTGATATTCGGTACCATACAAATAGCTCCACCCAGCTGCAGATTTGTTACTCATTTCTGGATTATTTGGAAGGCACAGCAAATTTGATGCACCACCAAAACGAGTGCTGCGATCGCTATCGTAATGACTCTGTCCCGCAGTAAAACCTAAAATTGCAACATAGTTTTATGTGTAGCCTACAATCGGAAACGATTTATTTATTTGGTAGGTTAAAGGTAGTTAACTATAAAATCAAAAACGTATGCACATACTCATTTTCATGTGAACTTCTTAGAATATATGAAAAATCAGGGGCAAATGTAATTGTGTGGGTGGGTATGATATTTTAGAACAGATTTTGTTGTTTTCAGATAAATTTAGGCATACATTTATGGTTATTAGTTGATCATTGAATGTTCGATTAAATGCAGACCTAGCATCTGGAAGGTGTCGTTAATATCAGTTTTGGTCAAGAGCGTACATGCTAATAGTTTTATTTCCAGGAAGATATCGTATGCTCATGTAAAATTGATATcatatgtttatgtttttgtaaCTTATATTTACTTTGTCATGGGTAAAATCATTTCTGATAGACATGAAATGCACGACAGTCGAGTATTACAGCCAGTACGCTATTAGGTGTACTTATAAGCAATCAAACATTAATAAGattgagaatagaaattgggaatatgtcaaagagacaacaacccgacgaaaGAGCAGACAATGGCCGATGACCACAAATTgttcttcaacgcagcgagaaaattccgcatCCGGTATTATGAAACTACATTATTACCAAGCTAACATTTATATGaacatcttctaaaatataatataaggAATGCAAAAATCTATAGTCGAACTGTAGGTGAACGTAGTagaatttattttcatatatgttaaAGAAGGTGGAAAATCTGCACTAGGAAGGCTCATAAAAACAGAAAGGAAATGTTTGCCATACCAGTATTTGAAAATCTTGACATAAATaggtatttttatgccccacctacgatagtagaggggcattatgttttctggtctgtgcgtccgttcgttcgtccgttcgttcgttcgtccgttcgttcgttcgtccgttcgttcgttcgttcgttcgtccgtctgtcccgcttcaggttaaagtttttggtcgaggtagtttttgatgaagttgaagtccaatcgacttcaaacttggtacacatgttccctatgatatgatctttctaattttaatgccaaattagagattttaccccaatttcacggtccactaaacatagaaaatgatagtgcgagtggggcattcgtgtactgaggacacattcttgttttattctcGTGTCAATGTTTGTTATATTCATTGCCTACAAATCCAGAACTAAAAAAGTAATACATAAAAACTGAAGATACAAAACGTAGAGTCCTACAAGACATAGAAtaaacatattattttgttttcaggtTTATATAGCTTGTTTGTCGCTGTAACTCATATGAGTATCGGATCATGTTATAAATGTactaagaagaaaaagaaaaagagttCTTAATATACCGGTATACGCGTTTTGTTCATCAAACATTGTTAACATATACTTTGAAgagtttttttaaaaactatatgtACACTATACCAGTATATACAAGTTCAGTATCTGTTCCAGAACACTGTTTCCGTCCCCAACGTGTGTATGTAGAACCATAATCTGAAACTAGAATCGGAACAATAGAAAAATTCAACATATCTATTTGGAACGTATTTCTATAAACTTTGTGCATAGCCCATAGTCTTTTTTGAAAGCGTGCTTGCCTTAAGTGAGGGATGCAGTGGGTTCAATCATCACATGGGACAAAATAAAGAATTACAAATTTCCTTGGTTTTTTTTCGAAAAGAAAGCATCATTTCAAATGGTAGAAGCAAAGACTGATAGGCAGTGATGTAAACTAATGTTGCCAGGTAGTGTTCAGCTTGTGTAATGAAAGGCATGTTCATATTAAATATAACTTGTTCTTGTgcagatatatttttatatttgccactgaacgtaaaataccaatataaaataattgtatatcgTTCATTTGCATTTATCACAGAAAgtttttcaatacattttaagCTGTAAAGATTTCTTCTAAAGAAATTAATGTTGAAATTTCCATGGAAATATACATTTTGGTAATAATTCTCGTGTAAAAAGTACATTTAAGTTGCTACCATGGTTACCTTTTTGTATAGATGCTGAAATTTTGGAGGTTACAGCTTCTAAATTGACAGTTTTTGCCTTTTCTCGATCAAAAGAGGATTGTAATTGGGTGACTGTTGACATCAGGTTGTCGTTCCTTATCTTCTCCTGTGACAACTGCGTCTGTACTTGGACCATTGTGTTTGTCATATTCTTTTTCAATTCTGCCATTTGTTTGTTCAATTCCTGGTTTGCTCGGTCTAGTTCAGCTAACCGTGATCCTACGACATCCGGGTCATTAAGCAATAGACGTTTTGCCTGTCCAACATCAAGTGAAGATCCATCCGATATTTCTGTAGAAGTAATTTTCTGAAGACTAAAGCTCCAAACCACAATCAAAATTAACAAGATTTTCATCTGGAGTGCCGCTTACAACTTATTTAATGCAAAGGTTAACTTACACATATTGTATAAGGAGATAAGATAAACTTTTAAGCACGTGGTTTACCTATTCTGTAGGAATCTTTCAAGTGTAAATGGCACCTGTAGATATATTATCTTtgtagatctaacattgttgaacTGAATTTAAAACTAATATACTACTATAAAAGTTTTGGTTTTAATCATTGTATAATTATTACTTTATCCTATTATAAGGAACGAGTGTCGTATAcaagtatataataaaataatcttgatgtgactgcatgttaaatattttgttataatctttttCGACGAACAGGAAAAACAGCTAATCTAATAATACAATCTTATAGATCGCCTTTTTCCTGTTTAGGTGTAATATCACTCTTTGTTAATTGTTGATGGATTCTGCAACAGGAATGTATATGCGTCTAGTGTGGATAGGGCCATAGGCACCTATACCACTGCTGGCTAGCCTGTATTGCAGGTGAATAAAAAGCCGAGTGAGTAAGTCGTTTTGACAGTACATAGCCTCTACATGATACAAGACTTCTGCAATGCCTCCTCTCGACAGCACAGTTTAACTAGGGTAATTTAGGAGCAGCAACATACCCAAGATAAATCCAATGTGTGGGCCCACCGGTGAGTGAACAGGTCCTTACACTCACCAAACTTGTCCAAGCTATTGAAAAATAACACGAGTCGTAAGTCAAGAAAGGCAACCCATCTAGTAGAAGTAATAACTCCAAATCAAACAGGTTAGATAAGGATCGTTATCGAGAGGAAGGATACCTCGAGAACAAAACAGGTGTGGGGTGGAGCGCGAGACAAACTTTCTCGCCTTGTAAAAAATTCACAGCTACAGAATCATTGATGAACATGAATACGTTTACCGATTCAGTAGAGAGGGTCTCTTCATCAACAAGACATGTGACGCATTGCAGGGAAAGCGAAAACGAAGCTGCAAAGCCGATTCACCTTCTGACACCTAAGCCAACCACCATACTTGGGACCTGGAATGTAAGAACCATTTACCAAAGTGGCAAAGCAGCGATCATAGCAAACGAAAtgaaaagtacaaaattgaaatCTAGGGATTGAGCTCTTGTTACTGGTGAGACTATTCTATATTCCGGACACCAAGAGGATGGTTGTCCACATACAGAGAGAGTTTCAATGATGAAGTGAAACTTCAGTGATATATGGTAGGAAGAAGTTATGCCGCAAGAATGGACCGAATGCCATATAATCTAACTACCAACTATAAAGCAACCTttcagaatgtaaaaaaaaacataacaaaggAATTGCAATACTATCAGTGGCAGCAAATGTGCTAAATAGAATCCAACTTACACGACTTATCAAGGCTGTAGATGAACAGCAAACAGAATTTAGGATAGACCGATCATACATAGACCAAAAAGCCACACTACGTATAAATAAAGAATAGTCATCAGAGTAGAACACCTCCCTACTGATTAactttgtagattttgaaaaggcaTTTGACATCTAGGACAGATAAACCCTTTGGAACATCATGGATCAttatggaaataaactcatcatagataccaggactaaattttgtttatacgccagacgcgcgttttgtctacaaaagactcatcagtgactcccGAATCCTAAaaagttcaaaaggccaaataaagtgcgaagttgaagagcattgaggaccacaattcctaaaagttttgccaaatacagctaaggtaatctatgcctgtggtagaaaagcctcagtatttcaaataattccaaattttgtaaacagttaatttataaatataaccatatcaatgataattcatgtcagcacaaaaagtgctgactactgggcttgtgataccctcggggaaataaatctccaccatcagtggcatcaacccagttgttgtaaataaatacCACAATCATTCATAAACATCATCTGGAACTTTTATAACAAcataaaatatatagttatacATGAAGGCAAGCTCAGGAAACAACCAATAAAGAGGGACAACAccaaattctaatgcaatttggatgtaacaatttttttctttggcTAAAAGtcgccgtcaaatccacagttgaccaggcgtaactaaggagggacccgccattttgaattgatgaatcaacaaatgttcgattactactatataatcgaaaataaaacaacacctacctcgaattcgccgttttaatgtaattttatcctaATTTGAAGCACACAGGTAaagtaataacctccagtttgtaagttttcatttgtatgacgtcacgtttagccatgacgtctttgtgccaaaatcattcatgaagtttcgcggattttttttatttgacaaatttagacattttttcaagttttatcgtattttttctttttgtaatgcattagaatcggaataacagtactgtagttgaagagttgccaccgtcaattttgatttgacggtcgcaaatctccgttttactgtctccgctacgcgtcgccaataaaactgcatttgcgaccgtcaaatctacaattgacggtggcaactcttcaacttcagtactgttattccttaaatagAATAGCTAGAGGAGTTTTCTTATATCTAGGAAGCATTTTCAACATAGAATCGAAGGTGGTACAGACGCTGATTTTAAAGCAAGAATCAACAAAGCCGGAGAATATTCTACGGAAAATATTGAGTGCCAAAAACATCTCAAGAAgcacaaaagttacaaaaaatactCTTGTAGGGACAGGAAACATGGAAAACAGCTAAAACAATGTTGTCTAGACTCCAAATAGTCATAAACTACTGCAAAATGAGAACCCTGAACATCAAATGATTTGACTAAGTAAAAAAAGAATACCTATGGGGAAGAAGTGACTAATAACCTATTGACatcaaattcaagaaaaaaatggGTATTTGATAGGCtacacacaaaaaacaaagaaGCAGCATTTTAAGGCACGCGGTTAAGAGGAACGAAAAAGAATCAGAGGACGACTAAGACACACATGGCTCAGAGCCACATAATTTGATATAAAGCAGCAAGAATACAACTCGAAAACTTTTAATAGAATAAGTTGCGCTAAATCGAGTTAGATGAAGGGAGTTCGTCAATGGCCTATGCTCCCTGGAGGAGCCAATGGCCTAAGTAAGTAAGcaaaaaatttcacataatatTTCATAGCATACAAGAAAATAGCCATCACTGGAACTTAACCAAACAGATATTCACCTCTTTTTATTAACCTGTGCACAAGCTGTAGTTACCATGTAACCTCAGGTTTCCAAATTATTCTTTAGaaacacttaataaaaaaaataatggtgcttttaAAAACCAAagatatataacaatgaccagAAATGTTTAAATGCAATGATATCTAGGATTAATTTTCTTGGAACtgtcaagggaatatttttttctacccttttttcgtatgcaaccggatgtgacataCTATTGTTTGGTGATATTATACCTTTAGGATTTGACATTGTTCGGTGTAATGAAGCTGACTTACTCCTCCCATATGTTACATGTTCTACTTTAGAGTGGATCATTTCAGTGCTGTCTCTGCAGTTTTAACGGTTTTATTCTAGAGTTTGTTTTCGCAGTTTTACCGTAGAACAGACCCGTTAATAGCTGTCTCTGCAGTTTTAAGTTCTTTACTGGATAAGGTTCTCGACactctaaaataaaacaaatccgtTATGAGATATCTCTTCATGATCGACGGTTCTACACTAGAACTGGTTCTCGCAGTTCTACCCTAGATCAGATCTTCACATCTCCATAATTTAGGACAGCTCtttatctatttatataattatctatttatttaaatttttcttaTGTAATTActagttttcttttctttcttcttcttttttcttctttatgCAAACTTTTATTCtatattatttcacaaaaaaatataatgggATATCGTTtcgttattattatttttattttagcatTACATTTATTAAATCAACATGATTAACTGTTGTTTATACTTAAGTGTGCGACAACATTCACATAATAATACTAAACCAATATCATCATTTACGATTGTAAATGTCAGGTGAAATCGGACATGGAAAACACTCCCACATAAAGTAATCAATAAAACTGCGTGACCTATATATTGTATCTGTAAAAAACCACCACATCGAAACTGAGAATCGACCTTATAATATGTTTCTGGTATTTCTTTTCTAAGTATTTATCAAAATGTATTACCTGATTGCGCAACcattaaatatacaaataaatatataattgattcaaaattaattataaaaaacgTGAAATAACACAACTtaacataattcaaaatattaaaaagatgatgtggtatgattgccattgagaaaaATCTCCCCAAGAGACCGAATGACCAATTTAGATCACCATACGACCTCCAACCCTGAGctaagcccataccacatagccagcttaaaaaggccccgaaataacataGGATGAGCAATCCAAAGACTATCTGCctaatttatgtagaaaaaaaacccatcgaaaagcaaatatgtaacaaagcaaCAAACAACCACCACTTAATTATAGGTTCCTGACATTTTAGGAAATGTTAAGCATGTGATAAAGCTGCATATATTTGCAAATGTTCTGGAATTCGGCATAACGGTATTagatcttttatttttaatagcACATGCTCTCGTcgcattttgacattttgatttctGTTTTTACAAGTTACTCAAGCCTGGTATTGTAGCAATTCAACAATATCAATAGTTGTATAAACAGGGTCACATTTCACGTCGATTTCCTTGGAAACTTTTCAGGTctattaattttgaatttctatagATTGCAAACCATTGGAAACTTATATTTACTCATAACAATAACAACTGTCAATTTTAACCGGgttatcaaatatatcaaattacATTTAAGCAATTTGTTGGCAAAATCTGACATTCCACTGTCATAGATATAAATAGTATTAATTTTCAGCAGTATATCTTGATGTTATCATACCTGCTCTTCTCCCAATAGTACCACATGTCATCTATTATCTATAAGGAATTGATTATTTTCAAGGCTTGCACAGAAATGGTGAAAACAATTGACAATATTCCTAGAGGTTacgatttttattattaaatgacTTGGTGTTTATGTGCTCGAAGcatttttctaaatttcagtTGATAAAGTTAAATAAGATCGTATAGTATTCCCTGTAAGTCATATAAGGTCTCATTAGTAATAATCTCCCCATTCCTTCTTATTTCATCGAATTTAAATCTTTGTAATTCACcaaattataaaagataaataaaggcaacagtagtataccgaagTTCGAAAgaaataaatcgattgagagaaaacaaatccgggttgtaaactaaaaccgagggaaacacattaaaatataagaggaaaacaacgaaacaacagaaatactaaagtgcaacaaaaaaccaaacaacaatgtaacacacacagaaacgaattttaagataacaattgccattttcctgacttagtacaagacattttaagaaaaaaaatggtagttTGAACCTAgttgttttgtggctagccaaacttcCCGCTCTcgtggcaatgttaaatataacactaaaatgataacattgcatgacaggactacaatacaaataaatgaatacaaGATATATTATTTCAAGAAAAGTTTTTCATATGGTTCagtttttcagatttttttttatggtcgatatattgattgattgctgTTTGCTTATCTGATCTTTAGCAGATATTACAAACATAGTCAAGACGTACACATTACCATTAAAATATGTGACATGAAGTTCTGCAAAGTTGTTCAACCTGGACGAAAAGATAACATTTCGACTGCCACTAGAAAGAAATGAGTAAATTGATGATGgcaaatggaaataaaatattgcctttggtagggttgttgtctccttgacacatttcCCAAAACTTGTAGAAAAGGTtctttaaggtagatagggtgtcttcctccatcttggatttgtaAATACAAGAAAACAAGGTCTATATGTTAAATAGAATGTGCAAAATTTAAGAGTAGTaagtaattcatgtgtaagaactttcacttcaatatagaaaatgatgtATTTTACAAACAATAGAAATTTTTGttacattaatttttttccaaatttgccACATAAGGgaaggcaactcaaatgcaagggcagataattcagattaaggtacttttacaatagaatgtgttagtaATTTACCTAATTtataatgtagcaagaaaacgggtaCGGTGATcccaatttttctttttcttatctgaaaagcatactattaaagctatcttctcatgTTATCTCAAAATTTTAATGTGTAGTTTGCGCTTTATTGCAGACAATTGGGTTTTCCAtacataatctatacaaaatttgttaatgcgtgaaaataagccccgtaactcattcttttttttttctttttttaaagcatgatataaactacattttgtcaaattattgaaaaattctatggattatagtTTAGACACCACATCTACCTTTACTTAGAAAGATTATAACACTACTTCAAACTTTATCAGCATGTAGATTCTATCTGTTTATATACTGTAAATAAGGCTGTATCTCATTCTTTATTGTCAGGGGTGCGTAAAAATCATTAATAATTAGCTTTttatcattctttaaaaaaagccaTATAGACGCCTCATAATTGCCCTACTGGAAGGTAGATGCCTTGGACGAAAATCGATTGAACATGTTAAAGATTGCATTCTTTAATAGTATCTTTTCGTCTTTAGAAAGATcggaacttgttctaaatcttttcTAAGACACCGACCTACCTAGCAATGATCATTCCTTAAAAATCTAAGAAAAACAACTTATCTCCCAGTAAAATCAGAGGATCAAGATAGGACATGTTTACAAATTGACCATCATTGTCCTGTTGGTCTTCTAGATGTGTTTTCCTAGGCTATGTCACATCTGCTTATTCTTATATTGGAGACATACTTTTGTAATTAGAATTACTTAAATTTATGAATGTCAATGAATGATTGTACTAACGTGATAAACAATCAATATAGTACTACACCCCTCCTTTCAAGTTCTGGtattttcatttgtattgtaattaaagcTGATGGGTTCTTCAACAATAAGGATAATTTTATATAGAACCATATCAAATGCCTACTTACCTACTGATTTAGTTTCTTTTTGTCGAAAGTATAATTAAAAGGATGATGATTCCAACATTATCATCCATGCTTACCTGTGACAAAAAACATAGTCAGATCTTTAGAATACAAATGAATTCTTTAACAATAAggatcattttctatattttctctATAGAATCAGTTACCTAGTTACTCTCTGTTCTATTCTTGTTTGTCAAGATAATTAACAGATGTGGATTTATCATGTATACTTTCTTTTGACGAAAACACGTTAAGATATTAAGAAAAACAAGTATATTCTCTAACAATAAGGATACCTATATATTTATAGTTATataacagaaacaatgttcgatttataatgtgattttttgtgttctttatttttataatcatttaaatatttactttttatcaagatGAATGAAAAGGTGAGGTCAGATCTTTATTGTTCACACTAAAATCAGCACCACACTTTAATTTAAGGTCATAGTATACACTTAAAAAAGAgtatttacaaaaatactgaactccaaggttAACTAAACAAAAGGAGGAATGACAAAATGAACCACTCAGTTATATCAACAAACAGAACTAATAGCAAACTAATATAACATTCTCGCTTTTGGAAAGGCATTTCAGACGAAAATGAtaagttaaacctggttttatagatagctcAATCTCACTTTTGTACATCAACTGTTTACATTTCCGTTATATTGATAAAATTAGGTGAGCAACTCAAAAAGACATAATTAGTTAGCGTGATAAttatagtggaagatattagcaagaaAAAtggagggaattgtgcaaatgatgatacaagcatggaaattagcacgaagcatcattattatatactttttaagaaaaaactgctggccataaaaaaatcattttttcaagatggccaccaccttTTCTAAAACGGCTGTTTTTTACAggtttaaaatacatattttctgGTAAACATTTTCTTTGACCttcttttagaagaaaatattaTCAGATTTGGTGGCTACCTTCTTTTCATGTGACATATATACTAGAAATGAATATATTACATGTTCAGGGTTTGTgcatgcgcgaaaatgttacaaaattcacacaaaaacatttaaattattcattatatACTTAGCGCTTTTGGATTTTTAATGACGTTATGAATTTGTTTGATACCATTTTttaaggttatgatacacatgcgtTTAACAATTTCGCGCATGCGCAGACTTTTTATAGACATAAAGAGAGATTTGCACGCACTATAAGGGTACACTGATGTAAATCGTAGTTCATCTTACAGATGAGGATTTGGATTTTGTAAACATATCTTTGTCATCATTTCATTCCTCTAAACATCAAGGCTCTTCTGTTAAAGTTCGTGTAACTGATGCTACTGTTTGAAAACACGTCCTTTCAGGTGCAATGATCAAGCATTCATTGAATAAGGTGAATAGGTGGTTAACTTTCTAAATCCCGGGCAACCATAATTATAGCTGCAGATCAACCACTTTGGTATTGGCTAAGCAATTTTAGTGGGAATGGCCAGATTTGTACGGagaagataagtttatcgtcatgtttggtggattgtaTATTACAATGACTTGTTTTAAAAGTCTGAGTGAAATATTGCGTGATAGTGGATGGACATGTGCCCTCACTGAAGCCGTTATTGCAACACATAGAATGGCAgattcttttcatatatgttcaaAGGTAAAAAGAACTAAATACGCACATCGATGGCAGCATGTGTTTTGCTTGAATTGATAATATCAGCTtacatgaatgtgacctaccgaattagactttttaccggatttgtaatcacataagcaacacgacgggtgccaaatgtggaggaggatctgcttacccttccggagcacctgagatcacccctagtttttggtggggttcgtattgtttattctttagttttctatgttgtgtcctgtgtattataattgtttgtctgtttgtcttgttcatttttagccatggcgttgtcagtttattttagatttatgagtttgactgtccctttagtatctttcgtccctcttttataaacgCGTAAACGCAGAACATATAACccatgactctgtgacgttcaagTATTTGATCAACTGGTGTAAGGAAAGAGAGTCGtctcgaccacagtttaattTCTGGCTTTCAATTATGAATTAAGAACTTCTTGTGATTTCGGTAGTACGCCTCATTTCACGAGTCAGATATCGTACAAACAGTCCATACTAAGCAggatacatattttgtttgtcttGATCATGTTAATTATGCTCGATGGTTACCAATCGCGATCCATTTCCGAGGCATGTCATCCCTTCAcgaacatcacccacaggtgACAATGGAATTTGCGAGTGGGAATTTTACTTTGCGTAAGACCAGATAGTCGTTTTCTTATATCACAACTGATCAGGCACAAac
It contains:
- the LOC139500952 gene encoding uncharacterized protein; amino-acid sequence: MKILLILIVVWSFSLQKITSTEISDGSSLDVGQAKRLLLNDPDVVGSRLAELDRANQELNKQMAELKKNMTNTMVQVQTQLSQEKIRNDNLMSTVTQLQSSFDREKAKTVNLEAVTSKISASIQKVSDYGSTYTRWGRKQCSGTDTELVYTGFTAGQSHYDSDRSTRFGGASNLLCLPNNPEMSNKSAAGWSYLYGTEYQQTFFGSGALDEDVPCALCRSKHTYSSVMIPGRKSCYFGWKLEYYGYIASDSYTQKASSFICVDASPEFVQGGKATNKDGRLLYGTGTKCGSLPCPPYDDNFAVLCVVCSK